In the genome of Aedes aegypti strain LVP_AGWG chromosome 2, AaegL5.0 Primary Assembly, whole genome shotgun sequence, the window AATCTAAACGGTTACCCACCTCTGCGTTTCGAACACTACGATTGCTATTACATTTGAACCATACTGCAACTAATGACTCACACCTTATTCTCTCTATCTTTCAGGATGATCTTACCCCAGAGCAGATTGCAAGTAAGTAAACATCGTAATTTTCCcccgaaacaaaaaaaaatccattccaaAAGCAAAACCCTCCCACGAATCGTAAAATGTTTGACAGTCTTCATATCTAACCTCAGCATCTGTCTGTTGATGGAAATTTAATACCGACACTTGACACAAATTTCTGCGCACCCACAGTCAGTCCTGCCAGAAGACATTAGGAAAAACCGTTACACGACCGACGTCCAACCATTAATAATAATCGGCCTGCTCACACCGATTGGCCACTGCCTGGCCGGTTGTCGTCGTCTTCTAGTGGCATTGGCTTTggtattatctaaaaatactaCGTTTCTACTCCATAAACATTTGAGTCGGGTTGAAATTGAGCGCATCCAGGCTTCTAGTGCTAGGTAGTACGATTGTTGCTACTGCacccacggtgctccccagaacttcagaaaagaaaatatttgtcaaAGTTAAATTGTAGGTTTGACCAATGTCTTGGGGCCCGTTTTTAAGTTAAGTCCTCTTCATGGCATTATAtaatattccttcccccaatcccacttgactgcaaggacgtggccggcgctgttattgacCTAGATAGAGGcattgaattatgcacactgataAAGATTATGACCAATCGCAGCcaatcttctagttgattctttgtgcatcttcactgacttcggtcaatcgcGTAATAGCAACCATAGATATGTGGAGTCAGTCTAAGAAATCGACTGGTGTGCACAGATtttatggagatttttttctgactatCTGTCAATAGCTTCTCGAGTGTGGGGTAGATCAGCCTTTTCCCAAGTCAGCGCAAGTCGCCATTTATTCTTTTTCTTCGCATCGCCCCAGTCCAAGCGGAAACAACAAAGCCAGATCAAACCAAGTCCATCCGGCAAATTGTTTACATccgggcctcgtggccgtgggTGGGAGGCGATGGCGGCGCCAAGTCGTGTGCGACCCACTTGTTGATCACTCGGCCGAACGAACGGTGGCGCACTTGCCAAATTGGACGAAGATGATGGACATTGGCAAACCCATCAGCCACCTGCCACAACAAACGAAAATTGATCCCGTTTTCGAGTAAATCACTCCGACACAACAACCGTGATTCAGTCAGTCTCCCGCTCTTTTGCGGAGGTGGTAACTACCCGAACAGCAACGAGTAACTTGTGCCTATCTATAAATACCATAAATATTCTGGTATTGAACCATAATTAGATATGGTTCAGTAGTTCAGGTTTGGTAGTATCAATTTggtattgaaaatattgttccaAACAATTGATTATACCTCTTTGAGGTATTCGAAAGCTATTGAGAATTGCTTGCGGTAATGAACTACTATTGACAAATTTCACTTCTACATGAAAATTCATAGCCataataataccaaattgagatgTGGACAATACCTGAACTACTGAACCATATCAAATTATGGTACTATACCAAAATATTGTATGCATGGAttattatctggtatggaataccctAGATTTTGATTCTACAGCAATATTCTTCTGTTCGGGTAAGGCATCACTCATCAAGATTCGCAATGAACCGGAGGCCGAAGTTTCCTCGCACGCTCTTCCGATCGGTGTCAGCCCACCTGCCGCCACCTGTCAGTCAGAACGCAGCATCCAAACGCTTGGCTATTTGGAAATGTGACGAAAATGCTATTCTCGCCTCCGTTTCGTGCAAACTGCGAAAAAGATAAACCGATTTACGTGTTTCACTTTTTATGGGAGTTTCGCAATTTATTGCACGCAGCGGTTTTCATTTCCGTGGGAATATGAGGACTTCTGACGTTCAAGCAACGCAACATCATGATGTTTATTGGGAGTGACgaaatttggaataaaattagtttcaTGGCGAAACGTTCTTATTCATTTAGCATTTCGTCTCCACTGGGAAAGAGCCTGTTTATTAGTCTTCCatgtgcacttccacaattTGGTATCACGTATACATTcattgtaccgtaatccggggtaacattgatcagttttggAGATATTTCCTGAATGTTTCATTTGAAAACATAAATGTCTCaaggttttttatttttaaaacaagtactggtacccACCGCTCAtgtctatatactgtatttttgttttcaaaagatttaagtatgtttaaataaatgtttgaagtgattttttgattaagctgatatggggtaacattgatcacccatataaacaacgttcggttatattgaaaatgtcgttacttacttaaatcatgcccctgaagccgaatatgaaaaccaaactcttacaagtcatttactttttgagttatttcaaaaataaaaacacctctaaccgcggaatacgcctaaaagtaggcaattccctaaggaaattctacattcttaacagtaattcgtaaATGTTGCccaaatgaacatttttatgaatgttttgacaacggaatcgatTTTGGCGATGTAATTTTTAGTAATaaccacattttccttgctcaaatcgcttgcacaacttatgtgagacatgaatctttggtagtgtcatccttaaccattgaaatcgttgtttcaaaaatttgttaaatttacgcatgaagtaaatgtaattttcgaaaacatcttaattttcattagcttataAATATAAGAAGGATAAGCgtaattcatgctttggaaatatttcataaataaatgatgatacgaattTTTTACGAGATGGTtcattccgatcaattttaccccgctgatcaatgataccccggattacggtacgtgaaaatttcaatcactaGCTTTTGTGTAAGCTACCCTGTAAATCCCCGAtgaaaaaaactaacaaagaaaTCATGATTTCTAACTAATTTTATGCGTTAATCAAACGTTCACTAAAAATTATCATATACCATCTACCGAAACATACATCGGAGCATAATTCAAGACGTTCTCACAGATAAATTGTCCCCTCTAAACTACCTACATATGTCTGAATCCCAGCGAACATTTCAATGCTGGCAAGATCGTACTCTATATGAAGATCATGCACTACAGCAATATACACAATACCGTGCCAACAATAATACAAATAGCTATAGATATCATGCGTACAGACCATTAACCGGCCAAATGACGGTGACGGATTTCATTCTGTCTGTGATGCAGCAAACAACATGCAAGAGAGTAGACTGGCGTCCCTTTAGGTATCAAGGAACATTAGTAATTACATGACTTAGTCTTGTTGAATGTTTTTAACCAAGCGTAATTAGACCACGCCTGCCTCCGTCTGGTAGTTTTGGGGAGGTTGTTGAACTCGGTTCATTTTCAGTAGGGAGGTAGGCATATGTCACATAGAGAACACATAGCCTATACAATGTAGTAAAAGTAATGTTACAATGCACATTGATCCCAAAGCAATATCtaggaaaacaaaaatgtttgcgccTGAACCGTCAGTTAGATACATGGTGTCTTCGGGaatgtttctccatatttttcagacatttgttttcaattatacaaaggtttacgagatcagaatGTAAACTTGTTCATCTTCTTTCTTTGGAAATGATCCATAATTGTAGCAAACAATCagttctaatctaatctaatagGAGCTGCTAATATTCAGTATTTAGAAGCAAACATCAagataaatgttttcaaaagatGAATTTATAGTGGACCTGAGCGaatgagcatttttttttatgttataaCATTTGATTTTTATCACCTGTggaagcttatgaatgctgacggcacttcttgtagaaaacaacaatataataggggtattcactaaaCGCGGTATATCGCTGCGTAAGTCATGCTAAATTGATTATCTTAAATGTTTCATGATATTGCGCAAACAaccaatgaaacatttcagaacGATGACATCCAACGGTCTTTCAATCCAAGAAAGCTGAGAACTCTTTGGAAATATGGCAAATGTCAATATTGAAAATCCAAATAAACGTATCCAATTTTATTTTCGTTGGTACATGTTCGTGTTGCTGGAAGCAAAAATACCTACAAATGCAAACAGTCAATTCTAATATGCAATATACCGTACCTATTCCATCCCCGTTTCATTTGGTTTAGCGTATAGTTGGTTTTATTATGAGTACCATTAAGTATGGAGTATTGGGGAATGCCAAACATcataaaatgattttgaaaatgtctAAAAATAGTGCCTTTTAGGAGGAGCCTATTTTCTATATGCATTTGCTGGCGGGAGCTCTCAAATTTGGAACGGAGCGGAGGTTGTGTTTGGAGAAACTCGGCCAATAATTAACGCCAAACAATACTGCAATACTGAATGCAGAGGCCTGATATTAGTATCGAGCTTAACATTATTAAAAGTGATCCacaaaacatattatttcaCAACACAGATTAAACTCTCAGCAATAGTTGGGTAGCTTTATCCTTGTCACCATTTAGTGCATTTAAGACATTGATAGTCCGGAACCAGCTCCAGAATCCACGGAAGCCCTAGAAACAAATAACTGTTTTTATGGATTGATAATTGGACTTATAGTTCGTTTTAGGTTGTATCTTTACCTTTAATAATAATGTAGGAACGGCTTAACGTGCCCATAGATCGTACCTtaaaacttataaaaaaaactgatgatCTTAAAGTTCAAGCTGTTTTCATTATACATTTATAAGCTGTCACTTTCAGTGGGTGACTAGATTATAAATCTCTCATTTGACGTCCAATAGAATCAAAAGAGGAATATTTCACGTGAAATGTTTCGTTGCTTAAGTTACGCAAATTTTCACTTTACGCAGCTTTTAGTGAGTACCCCTAATGATAGCTTTGTAATACCAACTCAACgtttgtcgaatacaccattATTTCGGCGTCATGGGGCAGATTATCTATTTTCtgtttatgatgaaaaaattgTGAGAGTGTGTTTTGTTTGAAgagatttattatatttttaaaaaaatatgttaatgaACGGAAAATGCCAACAACTTCAAAAAAACCCTCTTTGGtggcttcagcaaaaatgtgtacaaTAGAAAGTTCTACACGTGTTTAATACTAAGTcttcataaaaaaatccatgCTTTATGatatatagagtaaagtggggcaaaagttcgagtagggcaagagtttctttttaaaatttctagctcaattcaaaacaaaacttataaatgttatggtggttcgaatgttaTTAAAGTAAgggactttcactccaaatatcataaaaatcgattgagatttggaaaagttatggctatttgttgttttacgACGtgcatattgtaattttttgtcaaactttcgttgcacggaaccaattgaagataaaatctttttcaatatttaatgtaagggcgtttctaggcctatcataaggatgctttgaggtgtattagtttttgaataaatgcttggaaacaatttttggctcatagcggggcaaaagttcgaatcagcggggcaaaagtttgacccatgtataaacccacggaaaaaattgcaaattgcttaaaaaattttcttcaaatttagcaaaaattgtctgatcgtgcgaaaaatgtcaccaaaattttaaatttccacttggttttgcgaaaaactgctatttttgagtatatttcaattaaccgtgttttgggcaattttttgatgaaaattttgagtgtatttttcgtcaaacttaagtttactgctggtgtaaagtatgcctgtcataaaagcattgatgttttgtgttttacccagcgaacttttgccccaccggtggggaaaaagttcgtttaagacaatcaattttgaaactgttataactaaaaatcacaaattattttgacacaagtttgttcagcaaaattatatccaatatattgaaggttcactgtatggtatttgttttgtttcaactggtattgtttttctggaaacttcgattataccactaaggtcgaacttttgccccaccttactctacactATGAACCAATGTTTATAtgctaaagaaataaaaaaagacacaTCTGCTATAACAACCAAAATAACTGTAGGGAAGGTTATTAGAAATTAAATAGTTATGTAATGATATTAACGCATTTCGCGCCAACTCGAATAAATGTTGGCAGCACCCACTCAGATTTCagtgaaactttctggatgtgtaGACCTTGACTAAGTAAGCCATTTTGTATGCTTAGTTTTTCCAAATTTCACATTTGACTATcttttgcaaagaaacaaactttttacctatttttttaagtttatttttaattcaataaatcatttaaaaaagccTGATTTTTTGGAAATCACACAATATTTATAAGGCTATACATCATTGTATTAGAATCCTGCAGCTGCTGTTTGCGGGTACGCACAAAGTTTATGGGCATAATTTAAAAGGTATTCCCGGAGAAAAAACAAGAAGTACACATAAAACAATTTCAGAAGCAGCTCCTGACGATTTTTACAATGACATGTTTTAACCATAATAAACTCATTCAGCAATTGAggaaactattgaaaaagtttctgaAGTAATAACTAGTAAAACTAAAAAGCACTCCCGTGGAAACTTCAGAAAATAATGAACGATtatcaaagaaaattctgaatgacaaaaaaaaatacttaaagaaTTGTTTTAAGCTccagagaaaaaaatgaaagaatttGTTGAATGGTCAGTAGCAATTAagacaaaaaataacaaacttgATGAAGCACAGGAGACTTTTTGGAAGTAGTTTAACAATAAATTACATGAGGTAATTCATGAGGATCTTATAAAGGAATTTGAAAATCAACACCTTgagttatttaataaaaactgaaggaattgatgatttttcagattattgaaatatttcctcATGGGatccaaaagatttttttgaggtATTCCAGAGGGAAATACTGGTGGAAAGTAATAAGATACCTCCGAAtccaatataaaaataaagtgCACAGGAACTGcaaaaacttctgaagaaattctagaaGTAATTCCTCGTGCAATTTTATGACGTTTACAAATTGATCTGCTCAGATGCAGATCAATTTGTAAACGTCATAAGAGCTCAGGCTCTTCCTGTAATTTCAGAAGAGACTATCATATAGTTCATATCATAAAAAAGCAATAGCATGAGGAATTTACTACGaagaaattgagaaaaaatgacaaaatttcagAACAACTGAACAATATCGCTGAAGATAAAACCTCCAAAAAAGAGTGCCTACTGGAATCCTACAGGGAATAGATATCGACGCCAGCACCACGTGTTGGCCGaattttgaacatattttcatcagtGTTGTGAATCactcaaattctcataactcactcctgatatttttcatgcgtgagttgtcaactacgcaactcagcagtaaaaaaaatcatggatgaattGGCTCATCTGTTTGattcattgtctcgtattttcTCGCTCAAAGCCATGATTTCTTGTTAGTTTGGTAGTATTAtaataatcctttctaacgtaagcAACAACATTCATTTTCCAAGAGTTTTTGACTAGTTTTATGATTTAATCATGTTTTACGGCTTGAGTGTGATTGAatgattttgcatgaaaatatcaTGCGTGAGATTTACGAAACAGATCTCCACATAGTGTGCTCTCTCGAGAGAgcttattgattgagatttgagtgtgagtctatcaacactgatttTCATGCCAAAGTTCTTATGCTCCAGAGCAACTCTGCAGCAGACATCATTCTTCTATATGTTCACAATCGCGATATATCGCATAATTATCctttaccggaagttcatattgaCGCCAGCGCCACGTGATAGTCAATTTCTGAACCAAACCTTTGCCCATGCGGAATTCCTTATTcacttgaacaactttgccgaagacaaaatCCTTCTACAAGTTCGCAATCTCAAGATATCACATAATAAACGTCTACCGGAGAAACATATCAACGCCAAAACCACCAGGTGATCAAATTACATAGGACACCATTCTTCGATATGTttgcaatctcgagttatcgcataattatcccctaccggaagtccatacCAAAGCCAGCGCCATGCGGTGGtcaaattctgaactaaattgtaactcatgtgaaattctttattctcctgagcaactttgcctaataacattgttttcaatgttGTCAACCATGATTATATATCAAactgaggggcccagatagccgtagcggtaaacgcgcagctattcagcatgaccatgctgagggtcatgggttcgaatcccactggtcgaggatcttttcgtaaaggaaattttctcgattcccagggcataaagtatcatcgtacctgccacacgatatacacatgcaaaaatggtcattggcatagtaagctctcagttaataactgtggaagtgctcataagaacactaagctgagaagcaggctctgtcccagtggggacgtaacgccagaaagaagaagattattattattattattattatatttaagaggttttaaattttataaattcattcaCCTCTAATGAGAAGAAAAAGGAAACAAATTGGTTTTGCATTAGCCTATACAATCAAATCTTATCAATAAGTTGACTATTTTTAAGAAACAGCAACAGTTGTTCTTCAGTGTTAGAATCGTTACTTAGAATATCTCGTACTGATGCAGGTAGGTTAACATCGTTCCGATAGTTGTCGTAGATTGGGCAGGATACAAGCAAGTGCTCCACTGTCAGGCGACACAGGCATACTTCACATTCAGGAGCATCACGAGCGCTTCCTAAATAGTGGGcgtgtgttatttttgtatgtCCAACTCTCAGACGGGATAAAATCCTTTGCTCCTTGCGCTTCTCTCTGTCGTTCCACTTTTCTGTAGTTCCTTTCACCTTCCTCAAGAACAGGTCAGTTTCCTTCGACCACGTAACTTTCCAGGCAATTTCTATAGATGACGCAATATATTTTCGAATGTCGTCACCTGGTACCTTGGTGCTTTGACGCTGGCTGGTTCTACCGACAGCTGCGAGTCTATCAGCCAATTCATTGCCAGCAATTCCCTTGTGTCCAGGAATCCAGCAGAATGATATGTTGCTTTTATACTTATTTTCAATGAGCTGTACCCATGGATGTCGTGATTTCCCACTCTCGATTGACTTTAGGACACTGGCAGAGTCAGTAAAAATCACTACAGGAGCATCTGATGGATACATTTCTTCAACGGCTAGCTTCAAGGCGGctgaaagaagaagatatcaaACTTATCGTTAAACCTAAAAAAGACCTAAGCAGTGCATTCGACAATAACTAGTTTTAATCATTGCCTTCGTGTAATATGAACAACAATTTATCGCAACACTCTTGTAACCAAGTAGTACGTATACGTGAATACAATAAGTTTAGATTATAAATGGTGaggtaatttttaaattatatttttatgaaacaagcgttttttatgaaaaatgtgggGAACAAGTTTGAGTCCGAaagaaaagctgaaaattttgctgCATTACtgtctttcggaagaattgttgaaattccagaaaatttctcggaCTAACTCCTGAGCAAGGTGTATTGTTGTAGAATGTCAAGAGGAATGTTTTATCATGAGTTATCTTAGGAGGTTTGAACTACTGTAAAAAACTAACATTTGGGAGTGCAtgtgaatttctaaagaaattcgtaAATAAGTTAACCAAAAATCGTTAGAGATAGTAATGGAAAAATAATCAGTGCCTACACCATCATCAATCttctatgaaaaaaatctatgaaatatATGGAAACATGTATGgaagattttcatgaagaatAACTAAAGTATTGTTGAAACATTTTctggaaattcctgtaggacaGAACAGAACCGTattcccgaccagtggatttcAACAGAGTTGTGACAGATTTTGCTACTCAGGTAGCACGTTTaatctaacaaaatatgttataatttcgaCTGGTTAGTAGttaacataacaaaaatataacacaatttaaatgtgaaacaaaatatgttatagtttaaacaaaaatgaaacccaTTGTTGtgaatcaaacaaaaatgtagttcattttgttatttccataactgatttataaaaaaatgatattttcttTACTTGAATAAAAGCGCACATGTATAAGCAATTGCTTTCAGATTGTTTTtctaacaaattgtgttataattatgttttacattaaaataaatttgaaacagcctatattattataaatgattttgttttaattatgttataaattcctccatcaactcaaagtgcttctgacaaaaattaaacgaaaatcattatttgtaacaaatcttaatctaatttcgatacaattttgttgtaatacgCTAGTCTGGTTTCtaccggttttttttttgcatagcTAAATTACGTCCTTACCATTCGTTATATGAATATTGCAACAGTAGCAATTTGAGAAACGGCTCTCCTGGCGTGTCGCTGTAATGCGGCTCACTATTACCTGCCTGATTTGGAGCCGTTCCAAAAATGTAACTACAGTCAaaactccatgagtcgatatctgaagggaccatcgactcatggaaatatcgagtcatggaaagaaatgctttggaaagctctttcaggggaccatcatagtaaccataaaattttgatcttagtatggttccatgagtcggtttcgagtcatggaacatcgactcatggaggtttcactgtaataaGAAAAATGTCGCGCTAATAACCATCAACAGAGAAATTAGTGTCCATCCATCACTCAAATTCCACACCATTCCTAATTTGTCACCAATTTTACTGAACTAATGTTCCTCCATCTCTTCCTGTGTTCCCCCTCATCGTGTAGTCCTGCAGAAGGCCTTCAACAGCTTCGACCGCGACAAGACCGGCAGCATCTCGTCCGAAACGGTCGGCGAGATCCTCCGGCTAATGGGACAGCCCTTCAACAGCAAAATCCTCGAGGAAATGATCGAAGAAGTTGACGAAGACAGTAAGTCCTCTGATTGCGCCACCTCATGAAACAATATGTAAATGATCAATCTTCTTACCCTCCAGAATCCGGTCAGATCGAGTTTGCCGAGTTTATCACGCTAGCGGCCAAGTTCATCGTCGAGGAGGACGAGGAAGCGCTGCACAAGGAACTGAAAGAGGCCTTCCGTTTGTACGACAAGGAAGGAAACGGCTTCATCCCCACCTCCTGCCTGCGTGAGATCCTTCGGGAGCTGGACGACCAGCTGTCCGAGGAGGACCTGGACATGATGATCGAGGAAATCGACTCCGACGGTTCGGGAACGGTTGACTTCGATGGTACGTAATCTAAATCTGTCCTAGGATCTTGACCCACTTGGGGAGATTCTGATTCGTTTGAATCCGCATGTGGCAACGCACAATTCAATTTATAATTTACGTCATCGGCGACATTGTACGTCCGAGGGAGAATCAACAAACCCATTCAAACGCCAATTTTAGATCGGCGTGGGTGGAATAAACAATCATCTTCCTGTTCGATTGCACCTCTTGCGGTTGGAGATAGTTGAAGAGGGCTGGGGAAACCGAATCCGCTGAGCCAGAACGGTGCACAGT includes:
- the LOC5566267 gene encoding troponin C produces the protein MDDLTPEQIAILQKAFNSFDRDKTGSISSETVGEILRLMGQPFNSKILEEMIEEVDEDKSGQIEFAEFITLAAKFIVEEDEEALHKELKEAFRLYDKEGNGFIPTSCLREILRELDDQLSEEDLDMMIEEIDSDGSGTVDFDEFMEMMTG